From a region of the Spelaeicoccus albus genome:
- a CDS encoding TraR/DksA family transcriptional regulator translates to MSTRQQSTKSQTQAPAARPAEAEQSRTRLKSARADVEARITALQRSHDDLVASAADAPNDDEHDPEGVTVAFERAQIDSLLHESQRELLEIDDALTALDAGGYGICRECGDTIPQARLEALPGVALCMTCAAKRYREAS, encoded by the coding sequence ATGTCCACACGCCAGCAGTCAACAAAGTCTCAGACACAGGCGCCTGCAGCCCGACCGGCCGAGGCGGAGCAATCGCGCACGCGGCTCAAATCGGCCCGCGCCGATGTCGAGGCACGGATCACCGCGTTGCAGCGCAGCCACGACGACCTGGTCGCCTCGGCAGCCGATGCCCCGAATGACGATGAGCACGACCCCGAGGGAGTGACCGTCGCTTTCGAACGCGCGCAAATCGATTCGCTGTTGCACGAATCCCAGCGCGAACTGTTGGAAATCGACGACGCGTTGACTGCTTTGGATGCCGGCGGCTACGGCATATGCCGCGAATGCGGCGACACGATCCCGCAGGCGCGTCTCGAAGCGCTCCCCGGCGTTGCGCTGTGCATGACGTGTGCGGCAAAGCGGTACCGCGAGGCGTCTTAG
- a CDS encoding glutamate--cysteine ligase codes for MGEEIAAESFSREDRRRYRERLLQNLDTFDEYLSNAHFADDRSIGLEVELNLTDEHFDPALRNADVLASVADPSFQTEIGAYNIELNYPALAIECDGLRRLEDGLRSRLDAADERARAVGAHLLMTGILPTIDENLLADDAWMSPETRYAALNESVLQARGEDVLLDIEGHESLHLYVQSLAPEAACTSVQLHVQVSPGGFASAWNAAQIIAGPQIALAANSPTFIGKKLWHETRIELFGQAVDSRPPEMRNQGVRPRAWFGERWITSIFDLFEENVRYFPALIPEMAEAGKHQPGRLDGPPSLYELRLHNGTVWRWNRPIYDPHGKLPHLRVENRLLPAGPTVIDTVANAAFYYGLVEILQAADRPLWSRMAFSTAADNFYACAKHGLEAQVYWPGAGDVPVDELIVRRLLPLAAEGLDRLHVDSGTRDRYMDVLRERATSNQNGAGWQLETIAAYEREGHNRDSAVHSMVADYARGMHSNEPVHAWKIPGTHSVSHTL; via the coding sequence ATGGGAGAGGAAATCGCCGCCGAATCGTTCAGCCGCGAAGACCGGCGGCGCTACCGTGAGCGGTTGTTGCAAAACCTCGACACGTTCGACGAATACCTGTCGAACGCGCATTTCGCCGATGACCGGTCAATAGGGCTGGAAGTCGAACTGAACCTCACCGACGAGCACTTCGACCCGGCGCTGCGCAATGCCGACGTGTTGGCCAGCGTGGCCGATCCGTCATTCCAAACCGAGATCGGCGCCTACAATATCGAGCTGAACTACCCGGCGTTGGCGATCGAATGCGATGGGTTGCGCCGGCTGGAAGACGGCCTGCGGAGCAGGCTCGATGCCGCCGACGAGCGGGCCCGTGCCGTCGGCGCCCATCTCCTGATGACCGGAATCCTGCCGACCATCGACGAGAACCTGCTCGCCGACGACGCGTGGATGAGCCCGGAGACCCGGTATGCCGCGCTGAACGAATCGGTATTGCAGGCCCGCGGCGAAGACGTACTGCTCGACATCGAAGGACACGAGTCGTTGCACCTGTACGTGCAGAGCCTGGCACCGGAAGCCGCCTGCACAAGCGTCCAGCTGCACGTGCAGGTCTCCCCGGGCGGGTTCGCTTCGGCGTGGAACGCGGCGCAGATCATTGCGGGGCCGCAAATCGCGCTTGCCGCGAATTCGCCCACATTCATCGGCAAGAAACTGTGGCACGAGACGCGCATTGAATTGTTCGGTCAAGCCGTCGACTCCCGTCCGCCCGAAATGCGCAATCAGGGCGTCCGGCCGCGAGCGTGGTTCGGCGAGCGCTGGATCACGTCCATCTTCGATCTGTTCGAAGAAAACGTACGATACTTCCCGGCGCTGATTCCGGAAATGGCCGAGGCCGGCAAACACCAGCCCGGCCGGCTGGACGGCCCGCCGAGCCTGTACGAGTTGCGGTTGCACAACGGCACGGTGTGGCGATGGAACCGACCGATCTACGACCCGCACGGCAAACTTCCGCATTTGCGCGTGGAGAATCGCCTACTGCCGGCCGGCCCGACGGTCATCGACACGGTGGCGAACGCCGCCTTCTACTACGGACTGGTCGAAATCCTGCAGGCGGCCGACCGTCCGTTGTGGTCGCGCATGGCGTTCTCCACCGCCGCCGACAACTTCTATGCATGCGCCAAGCACGGCTTGGAGGCGCAAGTATATTGGCCGGGCGCCGGCGACGTGCCCGTCGACGAGTTGATAGTGCGCCGGCTACTGCCGTTGGCGGCCGAGGGGCTCGACAGGCTACACGTCGACAGCGGTACCCGCGACAGGTACATGGATGTACTGCGCGAACGCGCCACCAGCAACCAGAACGGCGCGGGATGGCAGCTGGAAACCATAGCCGCGTATGAACGCGAGGGCCACAACCGCGACAGCGCCGTGCACTCGATGGTCGCCGATTACGCGCGCGGCATGCATTCGAACGAGCCCGTCCACGCCTGGAAGATTCCGGGAACACATTCGGTCTCCCACACGTTGTAA
- a CDS encoding IMPACT family protein: MEFLRTPVALAEAEIEVKRSRFIAVVGPAQDEDAAGRRIAEQRLAHPRARHHCSAFRVADGSVERSDDDGEPAGTAGGPMLGALDGAHVVNAVAVVTRYFGGVLLGTGGLVRAYSGAVREALAAASLRDLTRLQTLTVVVDYAIAARVEAAGNPWRVLGAQYGASVTMRLGVPGDPDAARARLRDLSAGTASIELGGVTYA; the protein is encoded by the coding sequence GTGGAGTTTCTTCGCACGCCCGTTGCGCTCGCCGAGGCCGAGATCGAGGTCAAACGATCCCGGTTCATCGCGGTGGTCGGCCCGGCGCAGGACGAGGACGCCGCCGGGCGCCGGATCGCCGAGCAACGGCTGGCGCATCCGCGGGCCCGTCATCATTGTTCGGCTTTCCGAGTCGCGGACGGAAGCGTCGAACGTTCGGACGACGACGGCGAACCCGCCGGCACTGCCGGCGGCCCGATGCTCGGCGCGCTGGACGGCGCACACGTCGTCAATGCCGTAGCGGTCGTGACGCGGTATTTCGGCGGTGTCCTGCTGGGAACCGGCGGGCTGGTCCGGGCGTACAGCGGCGCCGTGCGGGAGGCGCTGGCAGCGGCGTCCCTCCGTGACTTGACTCGCTTGCAGACGCTCACCGTGGTCGTGGACTACGCGATAGCGGCACGGGTGGAAGCCGCCGGGAATCCGTGGCGCGTTCTCGGCGCACAGTACGGCGCGAGTGTGACGATGCGCCTCGGCGTGCCCGGAGATCCGGACGCCGCACGCGCCCGGTTGCGCGATCTGTCTGCCGGAACCGCGTCGATCGAGCTCGGCGGCGTCACGTACGCCTGA
- a CDS encoding YidH family protein — protein sequence MWNQQVTPRWREQGDDPDYRFTLANERTFLSWIRTALALLAGAVAIDQFAGGLAPRWIIVALAVGLGLLAILLSAVAYVRWKANEIAMRRRRAMPHSPVLSILAGAALAIGVVFVAVILLRPVLMQG from the coding sequence ATGTGGAATCAGCAGGTGACCCCGCGGTGGCGTGAGCAAGGAGACGATCCGGACTACCGGTTCACCTTGGCCAACGAGCGCACCTTTCTGTCGTGGATCCGCACGGCCCTGGCGCTGTTGGCCGGCGCCGTCGCCATCGACCAGTTCGCCGGCGGGCTCGCTCCCCGATGGATCATCGTCGCGCTGGCCGTGGGCCTCGGGCTGCTGGCCATCTTGCTCAGCGCCGTTGCCTACGTCCGATGGAAGGCCAACGAGATCGCCATGCGCCGGCGGCGGGCGATGCCGCACAGTCCCGTCCTGTCCATCCTGGCCGGTGCCGCACTTGCCATCGGCGTCGTGTTTGTGGCGGTCATCTTGTTACGGCCCGTGCTGATGCAGGGGTAA
- a CDS encoding DUF202 domain-containing protein, whose translation MSKNRDPGLQPERTALAWNRTALAIGVNSALLLRSGITGHNGFITTAALALGLLAAGVTLYSSHRRNHFREAPSEHSESRAAGNPLPHAAISLMVVGAALVAMASIVLT comes from the coding sequence ATGAGCAAAAACCGTGATCCGGGCCTGCAACCCGAACGGACTGCGCTTGCCTGGAATCGGACGGCATTGGCCATCGGCGTGAACAGTGCGCTGTTGCTGCGCAGCGGCATCACCGGCCACAACGGGTTCATCACGACGGCAGCCCTGGCGCTCGGACTTCTGGCGGCCGGCGTCACCTTATACTCCTCGCACCGACGCAACCACTTCCGGGAAGCGCCGTCCGAACATTCCGAGAGCCGGGCGGCCGGAAACCCGCTGCCGCATGCCGCAATATCGCTCATGGTGGTCGGGGCCGCGCTCGTGGCGATGGCGAGCATCGTGCTGACCTGA
- the gcvT gene encoding glycine cleavage system aminomethyltransferase GcvT, with the protein MSKHTPLHAEHEKLGASFTDFGGWEMPLKYDSELAEHRAVRTAAGVFDLSHMGEVRVSGPAAAEYLDYALAGKMSAMKVGRAKYSFVLTPGGGIVDDLITYRLADDEFLIVPNASNVDAVTAALTERAANFDVQVVNESEDTALVAIQGPEAEKILLRLTNDTDADAVTGLRYYAGIRLQVAGHDALLARTGYTGEDGFEIYVPNADAGDLWRKALEAGADVGAAPAGLASRDSLRLEAGMPLYGHELTVDLTPFAAGLGKVVSMAKPSDFVGRSALEKLKDDVPARVLVGLKSAGRRAGRAGYAVQSATDGNRIGEVTSGAPSPTLGYPIALAYVDVAHSEPGTAVNVDLRGKPQPFEVTALPFYSRKKD; encoded by the coding sequence ATGAGTAAGCACACGCCGCTGCATGCCGAGCACGAAAAGCTCGGCGCATCGTTCACCGATTTCGGCGGCTGGGAGATGCCGCTGAAATACGACAGCGAACTTGCCGAGCACCGTGCCGTCCGCACGGCCGCCGGCGTCTTCGACCTCAGCCACATGGGCGAAGTGCGCGTGAGTGGACCGGCCGCAGCCGAATACCTGGACTACGCGCTTGCCGGCAAGATGTCGGCGATGAAGGTCGGCCGTGCCAAATATTCGTTCGTCCTGACGCCGGGCGGCGGCATCGTCGACGACCTCATCACGTACCGGCTGGCCGACGACGAGTTCCTGATAGTGCCGAACGCGTCGAACGTCGACGCCGTCACGGCGGCTTTGACCGAGCGTGCCGCGAACTTCGATGTGCAAGTCGTCAACGAATCCGAAGACACCGCGCTGGTGGCGATCCAAGGCCCCGAGGCCGAAAAGATCCTGCTGCGTCTCACCAATGACACCGACGCCGACGCCGTGACCGGGCTTCGCTATTACGCGGGCATCCGCCTGCAGGTCGCCGGCCATGACGCATTGCTGGCGCGCACCGGATACACCGGCGAGGACGGCTTCGAGATCTACGTGCCGAATGCGGACGCCGGCGATCTATGGCGGAAGGCGTTGGAAGCCGGCGCGGACGTCGGGGCCGCCCCCGCCGGTCTGGCCAGTCGCGACTCGCTGCGCCTCGAGGCCGGGATGCCGCTCTACGGCCATGAACTGACAGTCGACCTGACGCCGTTCGCCGCCGGACTCGGCAAGGTCGTCAGTATGGCCAAGCCCAGCGACTTCGTCGGACGATCCGCGCTTGAAAAGCTCAAGGACGACGTGCCGGCCCGGGTGCTCGTCGGCCTGAAAAGCGCGGGGCGACGGGCCGGACGCGCAGGGTACGCGGTACAGTCGGCCACCGACGGCAACAGGATCGGCGAAGTCACGTCCGGTGCGCCGTCGCCGACTCTGGGGTACCCGATAGCACTTGCGTACGTCGACGTTGCGCACAGCGAGCCCGGCACGGCCGTCAACGTCGACTTGCGCGGCAAACCCCAACCGTTCGAAGTCACAGCACTGCCGTTCTATTCCAGAA